In Mastacembelus armatus chromosome 22, fMasArm1.2, whole genome shotgun sequence, a genomic segment contains:
- the atg2b gene encoding autophagy-related protein 2 homolog B isoform X2 → MEGITIYWDEFSDVSQAGCKSSPTATETEPKLSPSWNPKIICEPHPQFTEPVSSTTPFEPVQVGSIGGKIELSLTLKNNLAMPGAKLDVVGHIDTLIVLLSPRQVHLLLDLFGALSGAGAQEWAKDRKSRPIQQEDEYRLHMELNRCLKKDTAVPGTDPDLFESQTTRTVSSRDDVFFSMADMDMSHSLSSLPPLGEPPTVDLDLSLNSNYSASPVESPSGNATALWDDYMDVPRQREKKTSEIPVQSRESQFPQKLLRQTSYPSKIHGDESRPELVLRLTCSSLAVSVLHIDPLPPPDAAPSPLGPMAAHFFNTVGPGHLAPAAFLQSRTVFNQACPYDHLRFVGQGLMINYEHCQGSSLRTFSTDISLNEMEFLECLFPSESVSGGFQRGIQYTELLTFDTTASADAPHATCLHLLYKLAERKGPQGSQVRLSSIPRKAEIHVELGPVHSEVDISIVDRLNSVLQPQKLATTEMMASHMYTSYNKHVNLHKAFTEVFLDDSHTPTSCHVSLTVNAPVLGLAIRFPIPDLRSDQERGPWFKKSLQKEVLYLELEDLEVKTEFMGGGSPDQTKMELTFRELIGKFHEDPDQPAAQFVRVSHTMDGDMTTSESAKFDWPRVVLKMNPTAVHSILERVTAEDGEGAEDHSLEEEEEEGAAHSLKDVCDFGKPEPSPFSSRRVMYENEEMVIPGDVAEMTEFQEKNTSNSRFILELCFPNVQLALPSKAFYEKLHNRINNDLLLWEPTAPSPVETVESMPYGVGLSVASQLINTYPKDSFSQFHSAGPEEETSGSEEENIHYYSSASDLGLRSRKKKKPKAQSKTSQSLFSVILTVNHGLVALQTNAKKEDKTVLKNKHGEFWLEVKNSVLFSVTQYEGYKDQHYICFHTSSICMYHQGVVDGGTSVSDIKLPCSTRPHWLEPTIYLSETSPERSSTPSEGIGLEARSMVSVAVKISSPNSECTVKEFLVAIGVRGATLQHRVVPAGLGWYDQIVDFLNVSDEPVLGYAPPTSVTTLHLHLWSCSLDYRPLYMPIRSLLIVETFSISSSVSLDHSSSTLRIILDEAALFLSDKNNAVSVNLARDYVQVVDMGTLELRITAVKPGVDGKLSEPRFELRCSSDVIHIRTCSDSCAALMNLIQYVASYGDLLPPAESEAKHSSTTQRPKAEFPSRPTSQTPLLAETEQQMLQDLMSDAMEESDGQLASGPQQNGTHEERNHDHDPPCSDLFLFPDESGNSNQDLSPTYPMLHSPLITPVPTLAQETDDFCILETPGSKGEDRDQEPVVKQLTSDPVEIKDDHFSQPLDGSESSRGGVNFPVPEVRYLIKEISVIWHLYGGKDFGSATFTASPARSRGTTPHSSPSQTPVRQAKASGRAAGGKGRNPDVLMEIQLSKVRFQHEVYPQIQVTSGSAVDQPVSRQVFVVQDLEIRDRLATSQMNKFLYLYSSKEMPRKAHSNMLTVKALHMCPESGQAPQECCLHVSLMPLRLNIDQDALFFLKDFFTSLATEVEFFSPPAQEAVCVATKKAAAPEISCSFSKHAGSSQDLAPIISVPAQRRLSHNGIFTSGREEVTDSETSAPSFTDQPIFFREFRFTSEVPIRLDYHGKHVSMEQGTFAGIIIGLTQLNCSELKLRRLCYRQGLLGVDKLFSYAINEWLNDIKKNQLPGLLGGVGPIHSLVQLVQGFRDLVWLPIEQYRKDGRIVRGFQRGTASFGTSTAMAALELTNRMVRTIQAAAETAYDMVSLDPDERDTKRIKRFSHYGLAHQPVDLREGVAKAYTVVKEGITDTALTIYDTATREHEQRGMTGAVGGVLRQLPPAVVKPLIMATEATSNVLDGMRNQIHPDARQEESQKWRQGEE, encoded by the exons ATGGAAGGAATCACCATATATTGGGATGAGTTTTCGGATGTGTCCCAAGCTGGATGTAAATCTTCACCCACTGCAACG GAAACAGAGCCAAAGCTCTCACCTAGTTGGAACCCCAAAATAATATGTGAGCCTCATCCCCAGTTCACAGAGCCTGTGTCCTCTACAACACCATTTGAACCTGTGCAGGTTGGGAGCATTGGTGGTAAAATTGAGTTGTCCCTCACTCTCAAAAACAACTTAGCTATGCCTGGAGCAAAG CTGGATGTTGTTGGACACATTGATACATTGATTGTTCTGCTGTCTCCACGGCAAGTTCATCTACTTTTGGACTTGTTTGGAGCTTTGTCTGGTGCAG GTGCTCAGGAATGGGCTAAGGATAGAAAGAGTCGACCGATACAACAAGAGGATGAGTATCGACTCCATATGGAACTGAATCGCTGTCTGAAGAAGGATACTGCTGTGCCAGGAACAGATCCCGACCTCTTTGAGAGCCAGACCACCAGAACTGTGTCTAGTCGAG ATGATGTGTTCTTCTCCATGGCTGATATGGATATGTCTCACAGCTTGtcatccctccctcctctggGTGAACCGCCCACTGTTGACTTGGACTTGTCCCTTAATAGCAATTACTCTGCCTCCCCAGTAGAATCTCCTTCTGGAAATGCAACA GCTCTGTGGGACGATTACATGGATGTAccaagacaaagagagaagaagacTAGTGAAATTCCTGTCCAGTCACGGGAGTCACAATTCCCCCAAAAATTACTGAGGCAGACTT CCTATCCATCCAAAATCCATGGTGATGAGTCAAGGCCGGAGCTAGTGTTAAGGCTGACATGTAGCAGCCTGGCTGTCTCAGTCCTTCACATCGACCCGCTGCCACCACCAGATGCTGCTCCAAGTCCCCTTGGCCCCATGGCTGCACACTTCTTCAACACGGTGGGCCCAGGCCACCTGGCCCCAGCGGCCTTCCTTCAGTCTCGGACTGTGTTTAACCAGGCTTGCCCCTATGACCACCTTAg GTTTGTGGGTCAGGGCCTGATGATAAACTATGAGCACTGTCAGGGATCCAGCCTGCGGACCTTCAGCACTGACATCTCACTTAATGAGATGGAGTTTCTGGAGTGTCTGTTCCCTTCTGAGAGTGTCAGTGGAGGCTTCCAAAGAGGCATTCAGTACACTGAG CTCTTGACATTTGACACCACAGCCAGTGCTGATGCACCGCATGCCACCTGCCTTCACCTGCTTTACAAACTGGCTGAGCGCAAAGGCCCTCAG GGCAGCCAAGTTCGTCTTAGCTCCATTCCCAGGAAAGCTGAGATCCATGTAGAGTTAGGCCCTGTGCACTCTGAGGTAGACATCAGCATCGTAGACCGTCTCAACTCAGTGTTACAACCTCAGAAGCTGGCCACCACGGAAATGATGGCCTCTCACATGTACACATCTTATAATAAACATGTTAACCTG CACAAGGCTTTTACAGAGGTTTTCCTTGATGACAGCCACACTCCAACTAGCTGTCATGTATCACTCACAGTTAATGCCCCAGTCCTGGGCCTTGCTATTCGCTTTCCTATTCCTGACTTGCGCTCAGATCAGGAAAGGGGGCCTTGGTTTAAGAAGTCCCTGCAGAAGGAAGTGCTTTACCTGGAGCTGGAAGATCTGGAAGTGAAAACAGAGTTCATGGGTGGCGGATCTCCTGATCAAACCAAGATGGAGCTCACTTTTAGGGAGCTTATAG GGAAGTTTCATGAGGACCCAGATCAACCAGCTGCCCAGTTTGTCCGAGTGTCCCACACAATGGATGGAGACATGACCACATCCGAGAGTGCAAAGTTTGACTGGCCAAG GGTCGTGCTGAAGATGAACCCTACTGCAGTCCACTCAATCCTTGAGCGGGTAACAGCTGAGGATGGTGAGGGAGCTGAGGACCATTCTcttgaagaggaagaggaggaaggggcAGCTCATTCACTGAAGGATGTTTGTGACTTTGGGAAACCAGAGCCCTCGCCCTTTTCTTCACGTAGGGTTATGTATGAGAATGAAGAG aTGGTTATTCCTGGTGATGTTGCTGAGATGACAGAgtttcaggaaaaaaacacGAGCAACTCACGTTTCATCCTTGAGCTATGTTTCCCCAATGTGCAGTTAGCACTCCCAAGCAAGGCATTCTATGAAAAACTTCACAACAG GATAAACAATGACCTGCTTCTTTGGGAACCCACTGCTCCATCACCAGTGGAGACAGTGGAGAGCATGCCATATGGAGTGGGACTCTCTGTCGCTAGTCAGTTGATCAACACTTACCCTAAGGACAGCTTCAGCCAGTTCCACTCTGCTGGTCCAGAAG AGGAGACCAGTGGCTCGGAGGAAGAGAACATCCACTATTACTCTTCTGCTTCTGACCTGGGCCTCAGATCTCGCAAGAAGAAAAAGCCCAAAGCCCAAAGCAAGACTTCCCAGAGCCTGTTTTCTGTCATCCTCACTGTCAATCATGGCCTGGTGGCTCTTCAAACAAACGCCAAG AAAGAGGATAAAACTGTACTGAAAAACAAGCATGGCGAGTTTTGGCTGGAAGTGAAAAACTCTGTGCTCTTTAGTGTGACACAGTATGAAGGCTACAAAGACCAGCACTACATCTGTTTCCACACAAGCAGTATTTGCATGTATCACCAAG GAGTTGTGGATGGAGGCACCTCTGTCTCAGACATCAAGTTGCCCTGTAGTACACGTCCTCATTGGCTAGAGCCAACTATTTACCTATCAGAGACATCTCCAGAGAGATCATCAACACCCTCAGAGGGTATTGGCTTGGAGGCCCGCAGCATGGTGTCTGTCGCTGTCAAAATCTCATCACCGAATTCAGAATGCACTGTCAAG GAATTTCTAGTTGCTATTGGGGTGAGGGGTGCCACACTCCAGCACAGAGTGGTCCCTGCAGGCCTGGGTTGGTACGACCAG ATTGTCGACTTTCTGAATGTTTCCGATGAGCCTGTGTTGGGTTACGCCCCTCCTACGTCTGTCACCACATTACACTTACACCTATGGAGCTGCTCTCTAGACTACAG acCTCTTTACATGCCCATCAGATCATTGCTGATTGTAGAGACTTTCAGCATCTCCAGCAGTGTCTCCTTAGACCACTCTTCTTCAACACTCAG GATCATTTTGGATGAAgctgctctgtttctctcagaCAAAAATAATGCTGTGTCTGTTAATCTAGCGCGGG ACTATGTCCAAGTGGTAGACATGGGGACACTAGAGCTCAGAATAACAGCTGTCAAACCTGGAGTGGATGGAAAATTG TCTGAGCCCAGGTTTGAGCTGCGCTGTTCTAGTGATGTCATTCACATCAGAACATGTTCGGACTCCTGTGCTGCCCTTATGAACCTTATTCAGTATGTAGCCAGCTATGGAGATTTACTGCCCCCTGCAGAGTCGGAGGCCAAGCATAGCAGCACTACACAAAGACCCAAG GCGGAGTTTCCTAGCCGACCCACATCTCAGACTCCACTGCTTGCTGAGACTGAGCAGCAGATGTTGCAGGATCTGATGAGCGACGCTATGGAGGAGAGTGATGGGCAGCTTGCATCAGGGCCACAGCAAAATG GTACACATGAGGAGCGGAATCATGACCATGACCCACCTTGCTCGGACCTGTTTCTGTTCCCAGATGAAAGTGGGAACTCAAACCAAGATTTGAGCCCTACATATCCCATGCTTCACTCTCCTCTTATTACCCCTGTCCCTACCCTGGCCCAGGAGACAGATGACTTTTGTATCCTGGAAACACCTGGTTCCAAAGGAGAG GATCGTGATCAGGAGCCAGTGGTAAAGCAGCTTACCTCAGACCCAGTGGAAATTAAAGATGATCACTTCAGTCAGCCGCTGGATGGGAGTGAATCCAGCCGGGGAGGCGTGAACTTTCCTGTCCCAGAGGTGCGCTACCTCATCAAGGAGATCTCTGTAATCTGGCATCTTTATGGGGGGAAAGACTTTGGGAGTGCGACTTTCACAGCTTCTCCTGCTAGAAGCCGGGG GACTACACCTCATAGTTCACCATCCCAAACTCCGGTCAGACAGGCCAAAGCCTCAGGAAGGGCAGCAGGTGGAAAAGGAAGGAACCCTGACGTCCTGATGGAGATCCAACTCAGCAAG GTGAGATTTCAACATGAGGTGTACCCACAGATCCAGGTGACTTCTGGCTCAGCAGTGGATCAGCCAGTGTCCCGGCAGGTATTTGTGGTTCAGGACTTAGAAATTCGTGACAGACTGGCTACATCACAGATGAACAAGTTCCTCTACTTGTACTCCAGCAAAGAAATGCCTCGAAAAGCCCATTCTAACATG TTGACAGTTAAAGCACTGCACATGTGTCCGGAGTCAGGCCAGGCTCCTCAAGAGTGCTGTTTACACGTTTCTTTGATGCCACTTCGACTCAACATTGATCAG gATGCACTGTTCTTCTTGAAGGACTTCTTTACTAGTCTTGCTACTGAAGTCGAGTTCTTCTCGCCACCTGCTCAAGAAG ctgtCTGTGTTGCCACAAAAAAAGCAGCTGCTCCAGAGATCTCCTGCAGCTTTTCCAAACACGCTGGCAGCAGTCAGGACCTCGCTCCGATCATCTCAGTGCCTGCTCAGAGACGTTTGAGCCACAATGGTATCTTCACATCTGGCAGGGAGGAagtgacagacagtgaaacCTCTGCTCCTTCTTTCACAGACCAGCCAATTTTCTTTAG GGAGTTCCGATTTACCTCTGAGGTTCCTATTCGCTTAGATTACCATGGGAAGCATGTGTCAATGGAACAG GGAACATTTGCAGGGATCATAATTGGGTTGACACAGCTGAATTGTTCAGAGCTAAAACTGAGGCGCCTGTGCTATCGACAAGG GCTACTAGGTGTGGATAAGCTGTTTTCCTATGCAATAAATGAGTGGTTAAATGACATAAAGAAGAACCAGCTTCCTGGTCTACTGGGTGGTGTGGGACCCATTCACTCTTTGGTACAGTTGG TTCAGGGATTCAGGGACTTGGTCTGGCTCCCTATTGAGCAGTACAGAAAGGATGGCCGGATAGTCCGTGGCTTTCAGCGTGGCACAGCCTCTTTTGGCACTTCTACTGCGATGGCTGCTCTGGAGCTCACCAACAGGATGGTGCGGACTATCCAG GCAGCAGCTGAGACAGCCTATGACATGGTGTCTCTGGATCCTGATGAAAGGGACACAAAGAGGATAAAAAGGTTCTCTCACTATGGACTGGCTCATCAGCCTGTTGACCTGAGAGAAGGTGTAGCCAAAGCCTATACTGTGGTAAAAGAG GGGATCACAGATACTGCACTGACCATTTATGACACAGCCACCAGGGAGCACGAGCAGCGTGGGATGACAGGAGCAGTGGGTGGAGTTCTCCGCCAGCTGCCACCAGCAGTAGTCAAG